Proteins co-encoded in one Podarcis muralis chromosome 12, rPodMur119.hap1.1, whole genome shotgun sequence genomic window:
- the OTUD1 gene encoding OTU domain-containing protein 1, with the protein MQLYSTIVTHYPAAAATAAASSAASGPTGVVFKVLPSPEPSGQGPVGVESDSVGGGGGGVTSSAVVGAGAAAAMPAFSCLELLPPAGPGQRKPAQHQPAPQCYSPGAQMIRRRPLERVVPIRLVPRPEPVVVAAELGPAAAAAHAHQWLLLETGGGGDASAAVAAAAQPGLLQEPSNHGLRFSEHCQAVQAAAAAAAAASAYPGVSVEARPACQAPSAAAGVLEPGGCRREAELEAAAEEESPYQVRPTERCEKLALYLAEVEKQDKYLRHKDRFRFHIIPDGNCLYRAVCKAVNGDQRLHGELREQTVHYIADHLDHFSPIIEGDVGEFLINAAQDSAWAGYPELLAMGQMLNVNIHLTTGGRPESPTVSTMVHYLGPEDPSRRSIWLSWLSNGHYDAVLDRQCPNPEYEEWCRQTQVQRRRDEELAKSMAVSLSKMYIEQNACS; encoded by the coding sequence ATGCAGCTCTACAGCACCATCGTCACTCACTACCCGGCGGCCGCAGCCACAGCAGCGGCGAGCAGCGCAGCGAGTGGGCCGACGGGCGTCGTCTTCAAGGTCTTGCCTTCGCCGGAGCCCTCGGGACAAGGTCCGGTGGGAGTCGAGAGCGACTCGgttggaggaggcggaggaggagtgACTTCGAGCGCCGTCGTCGGAGCGGGAGCAGCCGCCGCCATGCCCGCCTTCTCTTGCCTGGAACTGCTGCCCCCGGCGGGGCCCGGCCAGAGGAAGCCGGCGCAGCACCAGCCGGCGCCGCAGTGCTACAGCCCCGGCGCGCAGATGATCCGCCGCAGGCCGTTGGAAAGGGTCGTGCCTATCCGGCTGGTGCCGCGCCCGGAGCCCGTCGTCGTGGCGGCCGAGCTGGGCCCGGCGGcggccgcggcgcacgcccaccaGTGGCTGCTGCTGGAAACCGGCGGCGGGGGCGATGCCAGCGCGGCCGTTGCCGCCGCCGCCCAGCCCGGCTTGCTGCAGGAGCCCAGCAACCACGGCCTCCGCTTCAGCGAGCATTGCCAGGCCgtgcaggcggcggcggctgctgctgctgccgccagcgCCTACCCAGGCGTCTCCGTTGAGGCCCGTCCCGCCTGCCAGGCGCCCTCCGCCGCTGCCGGGGTCTTGGAGCCTGGCGGTTGCCGGCGGGAGGCCGAGCTGGAGGCCGCCGCCGAGGAGGAGAGCCCCTACCAGGTGCGCCCGACGGAGCGCTGCGAGAAGCTGGCGCTTTACCTGGCCGAGGTGGAGAAGCAGGACAAGTACCTTCGGCACAAGGACCGCTTCCGCTTCCACATCATCCCCGATGGCAACTGCTTGTACCGCGCCGTCTGCAAGGCCGTCAACGGGGACCAGCGGCTGCACGGCGAGCTCCGTGAGCAGACGGTGCACTACATCGCCGACCACCTGGACCACTTCAGCCCCATCATCGAGGGCGATGTGGGCGAGTTCCTCATCAACGCCGCCCAGGACAGCGCCTGGGCCGGCTACCCGGAGTTGCTGGCCATGGGACAGATGCTGAACGTCAACATCCACCTCACCACCGGTGGCCGGCCAGAGAGCCCCACCGTCTCCACCATGGTCCACTACTTGGGGCCCGAGGACCCCAGCCGGCGCAGCATCTGGCTGAGCTGGCTTAGCAACGGGCATTACGACGCTGTGCTGGATCGCCAGTGCCCCAATCCGGAATATGAGGAATGGTGCCGGCAGACTCAGGTGCAGCGCAGGAGGGACGAGGAGCTGGCCAAATCCATGGCCGTATCTCTGTCGAAGATGTACATTGAGCAGAATGCCTGCTCCTGA